Proteins found in one Aspergillus chevalieri M1 DNA, chromosome 2, nearly complete sequence genomic segment:
- a CDS encoding uncharacterized protein (COG:L;~EggNog:ENOG410PJMD;~InterPro:IPR009027,IPR011320,IPR037056;~PFAM:PF01693) yields MPPQKFYAVAQGRPPAPGIFLSWDETKTLVNGYKRALFKGFPTVEQATTYLADNNIPEDQRVIRSVSVDEGQA; encoded by the exons ATGCCTCCACAGAAATTCTACGCTGTTGCTCAGGGCCGCCCTCCTGCCCCAGGCATTTTCTTGTCTTG GGATGAGACGAAAACTTTAGTCAACGGGTATAAACGTGCCCTTTTCAAGGGTTTCCCAACTGTTGAACAAGCGACAACCTACTTGGCCGACAACAACATTCCAGAAGACCAAAGAGTAATTCGAAGCGTCTCCGTGGATGAAGGACAAGCATGA